GGTACTCTAGGCTCTTATGAATTTGCCTTTAACACTCGCGGGCTTGGTAAGATTGGAAAGATCGTAGGCTGGATACCGCTTGCAGGATCCATGTGTATAGCCATAGGTTATGCCGTAATCATCGCTTATGTTTTAAAAGCACTGTTTCAAGCCGTAACAGGCTCTTTGATGAGTGTCGATACAAATACTTGGTTTGAATCCTTTGCGTTAAGTAGCTATTCGGTTATCCCGTTTCACTTCATAGTTGTTGCAGGCACGCTTTTTACCTTATTTTTTGGAGCCAAAAGTATAGAAAAAACAAACAAGATTATGATGCCTCTATTTTTTATCCTATTTTTTATTTTGGCGATTAGAGTAGCTATGTTTGACGGTGCTTTTGAGGGGTATAAATTTATATTTAAAGGCGATTGGGCTAAGCTAGGCGATCCTATGGTTTGGGTTGCAGCGATGGGACAAGCATTTTTCTCGCTTTCTATTACGGGTTCTGGAATGATAGTTTATGGCGCTTATCTTTCTAAACAAGAGGATGTTGTAGATTCTGCTAAAAAGACGGCTATTTTTGATACTATCGCCGCACTTGTTGCAGCGCTTGTGATGATACCTGCTGTTTTTGCTTACAAAATGGATCCTGCGGCAGGACCTGGATTACTTTTTGTGACACTTCCTAAAATTTTACAAGATATGCCTGGCGGACAAATTTTTGCAATTATTTTATTTACTGCTGTAATTTTTGGAGGTATCAGCTCTCTTCAAAATATGTTTGAAGCGGTAGCGGAGTCCATAATACACAAATTTCCTAGCATAAAACGCGCTCCTATGCTAATAGCTCTTTGTGTTATATGTTTTGGAATAGGCGTAAATATGGAGGCTATATCAAGCTGGGGGCCTTGGATGGATTTTGTCTCTATCTACATTATCCCAATTGGAGCGGTTATCGGAGCTGTATCTTGGTTTTGGGTAATAAAAAAAGATGAGATTATGGATGAGATAAACATGGGCGCAGCTAGGAAGCAGTGCGATCTTTGGTATAACATAGGTAGATATGTTTATGTGCCGATGGCTCTTACACTTTGTATAATTGCGCTTAGTAAGCAAATTTCATTTTAATCAAGGCTTTTTGTGGCGTTAGTTGATCTAATAGATGTAAGTAAAAAATTTGGTCCAAACGAGATATTAAATCAAGTAAATTTTAGCGTAAATGAGCGCGAGATAATCGCTATCATAGGTAAAAACGGAAGCGGAAAAAGTACGCTAATGAAGCTTGTAGCAGGAACTTATGAGCCTGATGTTGGTAGGCGCATAGTGCAAAACGGCATAAAGGTTGAGATGCTCGCGCAAAATCCAAATTTCAGCGAAGGCGCAAGCGTAAAAGAGACGCTAAATTTGGAGCTTAAAGAGATATTTGACGCTAGAGACGAGTACGCCGCAGTCCTTGAAAAACTCGCAAATGATCCAAATGATAAAGAGCTTCACGCTAGACAAGATGAGCTCATAAAATTTATCGAGGCAAAAGACGGCTGGCAGATCGAGCGAAAGATCGAGCAGGTTTTGATCGAATTTAAGTTAAAAGAGTATGAGGATAGGGCGGTTTCTAGCCTTAGCGGTGGCGAAATTCGCCGTGTGGCACTCGGTGCGCTCATACTTAAAAAGCCCGATGTGCTCTTGCTTGATGAACCGACAAACCACCTTGATGTCTATATGGTGCGCTTTCTTGAAGAGATGCTTAAAAGCTCGAAGCAAACTATCGTATTTATAAGCCACGATCGCTATTTTATCGATGCTTTGGCGACCAGAAGCGTTGAAGTTGAGGAGGGTAAGCTTCGTAGTTTTGAGGGCGGATATGCTAACTATCTAGCCAAAAAAGAGGAAATTTTACTCTCTTTGGCCAAATCTCACGAGACCTTGCTAAAACAGCTTAAAAGCGAAGAGGAGTGGTTAAGGCGAGGTGTCAAAGCAAGGCTAAAGCGCAACGAAGGGCGCAAAGAGCGCGTAATGCAGATGCGTGAGGAGGCTAAGAAAAATCCGGGCGTCATACGAAGAGTAAGACTTGAGCTTGAGCGAGCGAGTAAAAATTTCAACCAAGCTCACTCGACAAACCGCAAGAAAATGCTGTTTGAGATTAAAAATTTAGGTAAAAGTGTTGGCGATAAGGTGCTGTTTGAGAAATTTGACGCTAGGGTTTTGCAAGGCGAGCGCATAGCTATAGTCGGACGAAACGGAAGTGGCAAGAGCACCTTGCTTAAAATTTTGCTTGGACTAGAAAAGCAAAGCGTGGGTGAGATAAAAAGAGGCGATGTAAGGATAGGCTATTTTGATCAATCAAGAAGCGCTTTAAGCGATGAAAAGAGCCTGATTGAAGTCTTTTGCCCAAACGGCGGCGATAGAGTGCAGGTGCGCGGTAGAAATATGCATGTTTACGGCTATCTTAAAAATTTTTTATTTCCAAAGGAGTTTTTGGATAAGCCTATCGGCGTGCTAAGCGGTGGCGAGAAAAACCGCGTCGCGTTAGCGCTACTTTTTACAGGCGAATACGATGTGCTCGTGCTTGATGAGCCGACAAACGACCTTGATATAGCTACTATAAATATCTTAGAAGACTACTTGCAAAGCTTTGAAGGTGCTATCTTGCTGGTTAGTCACGATAGGTATTTTGTGGATAAAATTTCATCCAAACTTTGGGCTTTTGAGGGCACTAAAATCGAAGTGGTGCATCAAGAATACAGCGTCTATCTTGAACTTGAAGACGAGCTTAACGAGCTTAATAAATTTGAAGCTCAGATGAGTGCGGATAACGAAAATTCAGCCGAAAAACAAAAGAGTAAAAGCAAAAAACTAAGCTATAAAGAAAATCAAATTTTACAAAATCACCCGGATAAAATCGCTGCTTTAGAAGCTCAAATTTCAAAGCTAAACGAAGGGCTTAGCGATCCAAATGTCTATCAAAAGATAGGACTAACAAAGCTTTATGAAGAGCTTGAAGCGGCTAAAAAAGAGCTTGAAATTTTAGAAGAAGAGTATTTTGAAGTTTTAGAAATCGCTGAAAATTTGGATAGTTAAAAAAGGAGCGCTTAGCTTCGCTCCTAAATTTAAATTAGCAAGAAGGTACGTTGCCACTATCTTTTGCATAGTGGATCACAAAGTCGCAGATGTCAGGTTGAAATTTCTTAAACTGAGGACCTTTTAAGAAGTCTGCTGCGCCTGGATATTTTTTAGAATATTCATCTATAAATCCTGCACCTTCGTTTGAGCAAAGATTTTTCCACTCTGCCATAGTATGCTGAGCTGCGAACGCATCACCTTTTATGCCGGTAGCGTCTTTCATAAATTTAAGATATAGTTTTTGTCCGCGTGCGTGATCGGCTGAAGCGCTACTTACTGTTAAGCTTAGACCAACTAGTGCAGCAAATGATATAGATGCAAACTTTGTCAACATTGAAGCTGATGCTTTTTTGTTTAAGAACATATTTTCTCCTTAAATATATTTTAGTTGTTTATGCTAAGATAAAAACTTAAATTTTTGAGTATGAAATCATATCTTATATTCTGTAAATAATATGTGATATAGTCACATATTAATCAAATCACATAATGATACAATTTTACACTTTCTTAAAATATTAGTGTAATCTAAAATTTTAAAAGATAAGAATTTACAATAAATATTGACTCAAAGGAGCGCTTTATGGACTCAAACAAGATTATTGATGAGGTTCTTGAAGAAATTGAGAAAGAGGGTCATAAGATAAGTCGTCGTGATGCGATGAAACTTATAGCGATGTCCCCTATAGCTGCTGGTGTGTTTGCAAATACGGTAGCCCCTATTAATGCCGAAGCTTCTTCTTCTGCAACAGGTAAAATCGTAATAGTTGGAGGTGGATTGTCAGGAATTGCTACGGCTGCAAAGCTTTGCAAAAAGCTAAAGAATCCAGACGTAACTATTATAGAGCCTAATCCTATTTCGGTATCTTATCAGGCTGGACAGACTCTTATTTCCGCAGGTGTTTATAAGAAAGAAGACATTATATATCAGACAAAAGATTATATACCAAAAGACGCTAAGTGGATACAAAAAGCTGCTAAAAATTTTGATCCAGATAACAACAAAGTAATTTTAGAGGATGGTAGTGAAGTTTCATACGACTATCTTGTTGTGGCTATGGGTGTTACTCTTAATTATGGTGCTATTGAAGGATTGGAAGGCGAGATAACAACTCTGGGCAATAGCGATGTTGTTCGCAAAAAAATAGGTAAAAATGGTGTATATTCTCTTTATTTTGCAGATGGTTCTGTGGATACTTACGAAGGAATCCAGGATATCATAAAAAAAGCTAAAGAAATCAAAGGAGACGAGAAGCTACAGCTTATATTTACAGACTCTCCTACAGCCATTAAATGCGGTGGCGCTCCTAAAAAAATAATGTATATCGCTCACGATCTAATCAAAAAAGCTGGAGTTAGAGATAAGGTAGAGATGCTATTTTATACAAATAGCGATAAATTATTTAGTGTTCCAGAGTATGCTCAAGCGATTGAAAAACAGTACAAAGAGCGTGATTTTAAATGGGAATTTAAAACAAGACTTGTGTCAGTTGATGTAGAAAATAGAGTCGCAACTCTTGAGAAGACATGGATGGAAAAAGGCGAGTGGGATAAAGATTTAGAAGAGTATGAGATGATCAAAAAAAGTGAGAGAATCACTAAGAAATTTCATTTCCTACATATAGTACCGCCTCAAAAAGCTCCTGATGCTGTAGGCAAATCTCCACTAGGTTCACCTGCTAGTTGGGTTCCTGCGCATAAAGAGACGCTTCAACATATAAAATATCCAAATGTATTTGCGATAGGAGATTGCGCTGCGGTTCCTCTAGGAAAGACAGGCGGAAGCGCTAGAAAACAATATCACGTTGTTGTTGATAATTTAATAGCCGTAATGGAGAAAAAAGATAAACTTCCTGCAGCTTATGACGGATATACTGTTTGCCCATTTATAACAAGCATAGGCACTGTTATGTTTGCGGAATTTGATTGGTCTGGTAAGCCTGCACCTTCATTCCCGCTTGATCCTACGCAGGAACGTTGGTTAATGTGGCTACTTAAAGTTTACCTAATGAAACCAATGATATATCACGGAATGCTTCCGGGAAGAATTTAAATAAATTAAAATATAAAAATATTATTTTGAAAAAGGAGAATATATGCGTTTAAAATTTGTTGGTGCTATTGCGCTTGGCGCCGCTTTATTGTTAACCGGTTGTGCAACTGGCACATCGACTATGTCATCTTCTGCGGCTGCACAAGCTATAGCTACTAAGCCTACAGAGGCTGTACAATCTTTAATAAACAAGCATAAGCTTGAGGTGGTAGATTATAAATATGCCAGAAGTAAATTAGGCAGCGGTATGAGAGGTGCAACCGAGGCTTTATTTATAGACGCAAGACCTGATAGACACTATAATGCTGGAACAATACCTTCTAGTATCCAAATTCATGATACAGACTTTAAAGATCACGTAAAGAGAATAGACGGCACTCCAAAAGATAAAGAGATAATAGTATTTTGCCAAGGCTGGGATTGTGCAAAGAGTCCTAAAGTAGCAGCGATGTTAAAAGAGGCTGGATATAAAAATGTAAAACTGTATCAAGCAGGCTATCCTGAGTGGTCTAAAAAAGATTATATAGAGGTTGGTACAGCTGTAGTTAAAAACGCATTTGATGCTAATGGTGCATTCTTGATAGATGCTAGACCTTATGCTAAATTTTTAGCCGAGTCTATACCTGGAGCTATCTCTGTAAATGATACAGACATTCCTACTCTTATGGGACGTTTTCCAACAGATAAAAATACACCTATCATAACATTTTGCCAAGGATATGATTGCAAAAAATCTCACGTAGTAGCCCAAAAATTGATTTCATTGGGATATACAAAGGTGTCTAACTATTCAGCTGGCGTTCCTGCGTGGAAGCAAGCCGGACTAAAGACTACTAAAGGCGGAGAGGAGAAAGTTGCTGCCAGTGGAGCTGTAACAAAATTAAGTAAACCGTTTATGGGGCCTGTTAAAAAGGGATTAGATGAGGGTTCTGTAGATGGCGCTTGGTTTGTAGAAAATTATAAAAAACTCCCAGCCGGTGTAACAATAGTTGACGTAAGAAGAAGTGATGAGAGAGCTGCTGGATTTGTACCTGGCTCTTTACATGTGTCAATCGAAGAAAATGATACAAAAACATTTTTATCAAAACTTCCTGATACATATGTGATATTCCACTGCTCTGCAGGTGGACGCTCTCTTGAGGCTTATGGAAAAGCTAAAAAGGGAGGCTTTGAAAAAGGCCTATATATCGATGCGGCAGTAAAATGCAAAGGTAAAGAATGTACATTTACTCCAAACGAGCCATTAGATCCAGCTGACTGGTAATAAATATTAGCCGTGCCAAATAGGTGCGGCTAATCTCTTTAAAATTCAAAATTTATATTTTTAAGCTCTTCTATTCCTCTTAAATCTTTTGAATTTAGTTTTACTTGTAT
This Campylobacter sp. RM16192 DNA region includes the following protein-coding sequences:
- a CDS encoding sodium-dependent transporter — translated: MEKKSFTSRWAFIIACVGSAVGMANVWGFPYKVGTNGGGAFLLIYLFFVAIFSYVGLSAEYAIGRRAKTGTLGSYEFAFNTRGLGKIGKIVGWIPLAGSMCIAIGYAVIIAYVLKALFQAVTGSLMSVDTNTWFESFALSSYSVIPFHFIVVAGTLFTLFFGAKSIEKTNKIMMPLFFILFFILAIRVAMFDGAFEGYKFIFKGDWAKLGDPMVWVAAMGQAFFSLSITGSGMIVYGAYLSKQEDVVDSAKKTAIFDTIAALVAALVMIPAVFAYKMDPAAGPGLLFVTLPKILQDMPGGQIFAIILFTAVIFGGISSLQNMFEAVAESIIHKFPSIKRAPMLIALCVICFGIGVNMEAISSWGPWMDFVSIYIIPIGAVIGAVSWFWVIKKDEIMDEINMGAARKQCDLWYNIGRYVYVPMALTLCIIALSKQISF
- the abc-f gene encoding ribosomal protection-like ABC-F family protein encodes the protein MALVDLIDVSKKFGPNEILNQVNFSVNEREIIAIIGKNGSGKSTLMKLVAGTYEPDVGRRIVQNGIKVEMLAQNPNFSEGASVKETLNLELKEIFDARDEYAAVLEKLANDPNDKELHARQDELIKFIEAKDGWQIERKIEQVLIEFKLKEYEDRAVSSLSGGEIRRVALGALILKKPDVLLLDEPTNHLDVYMVRFLEEMLKSSKQTIVFISHDRYFIDALATRSVEVEEGKLRSFEGGYANYLAKKEEILLSLAKSHETLLKQLKSEEEWLRRGVKARLKRNEGRKERVMQMREEAKKNPGVIRRVRLELERASKNFNQAHSTNRKKMLFEIKNLGKSVGDKVLFEKFDARVLQGERIAIVGRNGSGKSTLLKILLGLEKQSVGEIKRGDVRIGYFDQSRSALSDEKSLIEVFCPNGGDRVQVRGRNMHVYGYLKNFLFPKEFLDKPIGVLSGGEKNRVALALLFTGEYDVLVLDEPTNDLDIATINILEDYLQSFEGAILLVSHDRYFVDKISSKLWAFEGTKIEVVHQEYSVYLELEDELNELNKFEAQMSADNENSAEKQKSKSKKLSYKENQILQNHPDKIAALEAQISKLNEGLSDPNVYQKIGLTKLYEELEAAKKELEILEEEYFEVLEIAENLDS
- a CDS encoding NAD(P)/FAD-dependent oxidoreductase — encoded protein: MDSNKIIDEVLEEIEKEGHKISRRDAMKLIAMSPIAAGVFANTVAPINAEASSSATGKIVIVGGGLSGIATAAKLCKKLKNPDVTIIEPNPISVSYQAGQTLISAGVYKKEDIIYQTKDYIPKDAKWIQKAAKNFDPDNNKVILEDGSEVSYDYLVVAMGVTLNYGAIEGLEGEITTLGNSDVVRKKIGKNGVYSLYFADGSVDTYEGIQDIIKKAKEIKGDEKLQLIFTDSPTAIKCGGAPKKIMYIAHDLIKKAGVRDKVEMLFYTNSDKLFSVPEYAQAIEKQYKERDFKWEFKTRLVSVDVENRVATLEKTWMEKGEWDKDLEEYEMIKKSERITKKFHFLHIVPPQKAPDAVGKSPLGSPASWVPAHKETLQHIKYPNVFAIGDCAAVPLGKTGGSARKQYHVVVDNLIAVMEKKDKLPAAYDGYTVCPFITSIGTVMFAEFDWSGKPAPSFPLDPTQERWLMWLLKVYLMKPMIYHGMLPGRI
- a CDS encoding rhodanese-like domain-containing protein, producing MRLKFVGAIALGAALLLTGCATGTSTMSSSAAAQAIATKPTEAVQSLINKHKLEVVDYKYARSKLGSGMRGATEALFIDARPDRHYNAGTIPSSIQIHDTDFKDHVKRIDGTPKDKEIIVFCQGWDCAKSPKVAAMLKEAGYKNVKLYQAGYPEWSKKDYIEVGTAVVKNAFDANGAFLIDARPYAKFLAESIPGAISVNDTDIPTLMGRFPTDKNTPIITFCQGYDCKKSHVVAQKLISLGYTKVSNYSAGVPAWKQAGLKTTKGGEEKVAASGAVTKLSKPFMGPVKKGLDEGSVDGAWFVENYKKLPAGVTIVDVRRSDERAAGFVPGSLHVSIEENDTKTFLSKLPDTYVIFHCSAGGRSLEAYGKAKKGGFEKGLYIDAAVKCKGKECTFTPNEPLDPADW